The window TATTGCGGAGGAATATCAATCTCGCGCCTTTTGTCCGCGCCCAGCCGATATAGGACAGACACAGCAGATAAAATGCCCGCGTCCCCCTGTATTCAGGTGGCACATAGACAAGCAGGTCGCTTGCATTGATCTCATCCGAGAAATATGCTGGGATCGCTGCGGCAACGAGCACGCCCGTGGTCTCATTGTCCTTGACCGTCACCATGCCGAGCATTTGTGGCTCTGAGATGATGCGCTCACACAGGGCAATACACTTATTGGCGCTGAATGACATGATGTTGTACTCGCTCTCCTGATGGCACATGAGACCTATCTCGATGAGCTTTGGTATGTCGTCGTGTGTGATCTGTCTAATTATCAAAAGGACTCCATTCAGCGGCCTGGCTAGTCTTTCTGCCCCGCACCTTATCCGGCCTGTTGTCGGCCACGACCTTCGGGTCCTGACAGGCCAGCCAGAAATAGTTAGTTGCGTGCCGGTAGTGGTCCGGTCCCAGCTTACGATAGGTATATTTCTTGCTGCCTGAAACCTGATCCTCTTCGA of the Dehalococcoidia bacterium genome contains:
- a CDS encoding GNAT family N-acetyltransferase, whose product is MIIRQITHDDIPKLIEIGLMCHQESEYNIMSFSANKCIALCERIISEPQMLGMVTVKDNETTGVLVAAAIPAYFSDEINASDLLVYVPPEYRGTRAFYLLCLSYIGWARTKGARLIFLRNTTGIEADKVGRLYERMGFSRVGGIYRMEA